The Lolium perenne isolate Kyuss_39 chromosome 6, Kyuss_2.0, whole genome shotgun sequence genome segment GCGCCCTCGGCTCCACGGCTTCTGCTAGCGGCGTCGTTTGGCCGCCGGCGCGACCTTGGCTCCACTACCACATTCAAACGGTGAAAAGATCGACGGGTCCGGGGTTAGCACAAGGGCAGCAGACCATGCCCCTATCCACTTCCTTGGGGGTTCTATTCATGCTCAAGGGCTTGTTCGGTTAATCCCCTGTGCAAGGGGATTGGAGTGTATTGAAGTGGATTGAGGTGTATTTTGACTTACGGGGGGATTAAATCTCCCTCAATACTTTCCGATCCACTTCGATTCCGTCTAAAGCGAACAAGGCCCAACAGAGAAATGAGACTCGAGGTCCTGAGCCCGTTTTGCTGCAGGGATAGGTATAAGCTGTCCATCCGATTACTGATTGGACCCTTCCATTACGTCAACCATCactaattttttttttctcttcAACCAATCTAACACCTACTCATCAATTACAGGCAGTTGTGGAGTTGCAGAAAGCCGAACGATGGAAAGTTGCTACTGGGGAAGAACGGAGTAGAGTACGGGATGTGCATCTCAGTAAACCGAGGTTTCTTGATTAATATGGAGCATGCCTTAGCAAAGCATGAAtctgtgtggcttgatttgtgtatgtTAAATATGCAGTTGAAATCTTGGGAAAATATCTTCTCTAGATGACTTGCAAGCCATACCATGAAATCAAGCGAGGACACCATCTGTAGGTGTTTGCAAAGAAACATTAAGGTGATTCGTCTGTTTGTACTAATGTTGGATTTGTTGTTATTGTGCATGTCTGGTTAAGCTTTTATCAATTCTTGCAGGAAACTGAGTGTTCGAGGGGTTTGATTGCAAGGTTACTTCTTAGTTGGGTCACATCTTATGAGGTAGTATTCCTAAAACCCATTACTTGCTGTTTGAAAATAATTTTTCCATGACAGCTTCCTAATTGCACTTTTGGATTATTTTTTAAAGGAAAACTTTGGGTGTTAAAGCTTTTAAAATTTCTTCATTATTAAAGTTTTCTGATGGTCCTTGATAGAGTATGTAGCTGTTACGTATCCATGTATAAAAGAAACGGTTCTGATATACAAGGATTAATTAATTTCGTCTAAATATTGACCGTAAATGTTTCCTGCTGCAGGTATTGCTCATACAGATGCATGAGCATCGTCAATCATGAGACCACCAGCGGATTGCCAATATCATCTACCAGATTGATCTACATGTCGTGACATCCATTTCGTTGGAGAATTTTACTGCCAAACAATATGCAGCATCACCTCTAAGCAGTGCTTTGTACGCAAGCATTCAGTATGTGATAGCATGACCTTCTCATATATCTTTTCGCAATTGTGGGATTTTAGAGAGCCTTTTGCATAAAGATAAAACTTAAATCTAAGGAAATCATATGTGTTCAGGGGTCAGTAAAGATGCTCTTGATTTACATTTTCAGCTCTGTTCAGAAATTAGATGTTCTTAGTCATGTGTAGTACTATTTACATTTGAATGCAAGTCAGAATTGTACTTTTACCATGGGTTGTTGGTCTCCTTGATAGTACTCAGTACTGACCGGGCTAATCTTGGGATTAAGTTTTACATGGACTTTACATGTGGCCGTTCTATATGCTGGAAAGCTGCATTGAACTGAAACGTTCCAAAGACATAGAAAGCACACTTCTATTCTTGATACATAATTACCTACCTTTGACTTGCTAAATGAACAATGCAGTTTGTTTCCATCTGAGTTTCCATTAGTCCATTATGTATAATTTTCTGGGGATGGTCTGTTCACCCAGGTAGGCTGCATTACCTATCTACATAAAACCTCAAGATTATTTAAATTTTGAGTGTTAAAAATATGTTTTAATGTGATGTTAAAATTAAAATAATAATGGAACCTCATACTTATGTGAACATCAGGTTGTTCGGTGTTCATGAATGTTGATGTCTCCAGTGCATTTTATGGAGTTCTTTAGCTATGGCCTAACACTAAGACTTGCTTTAGTCTCTTCTCCATGTTGCCATTACCAAGTGAAAATGTATCAGCATCAAACACTGCACTTCACATATGTTTTATTCTGCATTGCTGAGAGAAATAGCTGCAGAAAGCATCGGTTAATTGTTTATGTGACCTTATATAGTTACAATGTAGTTAAGTTGTTCTTGGCATGTTAAGTCAAGGTGTCATGTATAGATCCGGCCACTCTGCTCACCCTGAATAATGCGGTTGATTGTACTTCCTCATTCCTGTAATTTTTCCTGAATTTATATCTCCCATTTTCCTCTTATAACCAGGTTGTGGGATATCaggatatggtactgtatattggTATCCAACATTGTTTACTTGAGGACCGGTAGCATTTTGGGGTGCATGGTTACTCTAGTGAGCATATCATTGTGCATCTCAACATGAACACCAAAATGGTGATCTACCCACCCGCCACCTAAGGGAGTTAGGGTGGTAGCGATGCCACCGGCGTGGAGGTGAAATGGCGAGCAGGGAGCACCGAGGACAAAGACACCCACGTCGAACACAGGTCCGCGGCGACCATCGGTTACGCGCGGCGGTGCGTAGGTACGTCACCTGACCTCTTCCTCCTCTACTCCCCTCTCCCTCTATGGCCTTACCTCTTCTCTCTCGGTTTGGCGGCGAACAGGATTATCTCGACCTTTGTCGGCGCGTCCTCTGCTCCACGGCTTTAGCCAACGGCATACGTTGGCCGCTGACGCGATCTTGGCCCCACTACCACATTCAAACGGTGAAAAGATTGGTGGGTGTCCGGGGTCAGCACCACAGCAGCGCGCCATGCCCCTGCTGGTTTCCTCAGGGGTTCTATCCAAGCCCAGCAAGGAAATGAGACTTGAGATCCTGAGCCCGTTTTGCTGCAGGGATGGGTATGAACTGTCCATCAGATTACTGATTGGATCATTCCATTACGTCAGGCATCACTCGATATTTTTCTCTTTAAACAAATCTGACACCTACTCATGAATTACATACAGTTGACGACCCTGAAGAGTGCCGGATGAGGGAAAGCTGCTGCCAGGGAAGAACAGAGAGTACGGGATGTGCATATCTCAGTACACCAAGGATTCTTAATTAATATGTAGCTTTGTGTATCGTATCCACTCTAAAGACACCATAACTGAACAACAAAAGGAACTGCACATGAACACATGCCAAAAAAATATACCCGCCATGCCAGCCTCTTATTAATAAAGATAAACTTCTAAAAAATACAAAATTCGCTGAACATTAACCTTGGCATATTTTGCCAGTGTGTTAGCTGCCCATGCAACAACAGCATCAAACCGACGCACATCACTCTGCTAAAAAAAACAGCAATGGTTGATGAATTATTGGCTTTCTTCATTATTAGACGATAACAAGCATCATCAATAAAACATTTCTCCCACAACGTAGACAGCATGGGCGCGGCGTGCGCCGCGCCGCACACTTCCTAGTATCAAATAACAAGCGCTGGCTGAGACAGCCAATCTGTTATTGAACGTTCTCCAGATGAATAGCAGCTTTAGCTTCATGACTATTCGTTGAGGAGCGCTGTCAATCGGCAAGAGATGGAATGAAATTTCTTCTGGCTGCTGCATGACAGAATTTCGAGATTACATGTCTGAAACGGACTAATCTGATAGTGCATCTATTTTTCCAGTACAGCTGTTCATACTGGAGGAGTCTGTTAATGTGATTTTTAATGATTCTTCTGAAGTTCCTTTCTACAATGGATGTAGTCCTTTGCTCTTCAAGACTTTAAGTCCATTGATAAGATCGACACTATCCAATGAGCAACCAGCAATGAGAGGCGGGAAAGATTTCGGATCCAGATTTCAAAGACTCTTTCTAATGCTTTTGAAATTAGAACGAAGTGTCACCACCGTTTTTGTTTTACTAGAGAAACTCCAAGCTTGTTGTAACACATCTAAGAAGCCTGGGTGGCCAGCGCCAAAAGTTCTCAAAGTAGAAGATATTAGCTTTAGGGACTTTGGTCTGAATGGAGAGAACATAACGGATGTATCATTTATCTGAGGTGAATCATGAAAACAATGGTAATCAGTTCTAGATATTATTTCGAAATTTTATTTGTAAGATTTACTGCTTTGCATTTTGTTCAATCTCATATTTAGTGAGGGCATCAAAATAATTAATTAGATATATCAAGATTACTATTGTTGATTTCCTTCAGAAGATTGTCACATTTTATAGACATTGCAGTCACACTTTTATTGAAATATATCATGCTATTTCTATTTCTTTATTTATTACGCAGTAGTTGCTACACTAGACCATTAATTGTATTGGATAAAACCTTGCTTGTGGACTCTTCACAATGGACACTCCATGACCCTAGAAAATATCAGCATCTAAAAAAGCACTGGAGGTTGATGGCAGATTACATATGTGAGTTAGAGAGACAAAACACAGATAGGCTGAGAAAATAGTTAAGGCAAGACCTGCCTGGAAGTCTAAGATTGCAGAATAACTCCAAGCGAGCAGTAGGTACTATTATGATCCAAATGAACAGTGATGTGGAATGGCAATTGCTATCAGACTGCATTAATAAAGGGAATTCAAAGCCATAAGATCAAGTACTGTTAGTTACCGATTACTTACATAGAGGGAACAACATACAAATCGCAATCAGACTAGACAGATTGATAGCTCCAAAAATATCCAATGCAATGTAGCAACTAGTAGAAGTAAAACAGAAAAATATCCATGAAACAAAGGAAATGGACAATAATTCATTTTGCTACTATTTAAAGATAAGCTTACCTACTCAATCCAGTACATCATGATAGCATATTTATCCAACCAATCATCTTAGGTACTGTGCAGAAGTTCAGCTCCATTATGATCACCACCAATTTCCATATCTACAAACGCAAGTAAAAGAATAAATGACATTTAAGTGGAAAAACCAAATAGATAAGAGGGCATTAATGAGATATATAAACAGACATCTGGACTTTGATAAAAATATCTCAGATCTGATACAGTATCTGGACTATATAAATAAAGCCCCATCTACTTCCAAATAAACAGAACATCCGTACAACAATATTTGTTTAATAGTGTCATAAAAATGGAGAACACGTACACTCAGACTGTTAGCAGAATGGAAGGGAGAAGTTATACAAAAATTATTATTAAgcttgttccatgccatattgtcagtacaaaataaaatatattcATATCAATAACTTCTAGCGATCAACCTGATCACGACTATTCATATTTAGATTATCTTTAAATAAACTTGCTTGAAGACAATGAAGCAAACTCAATTAGTAATTTTCTCTGGCAGAATTGAATTGCCACCTGCAGCGGGACCATTATAAAAGTAACAAAAGGTGAATCTGAATAAGTATTTTGTAAATATCATACCAGCATTGTTATGAACTTAAAATTGTTAGCAAGATCAACAAGGTTAGCAATAAGAACTGAAAGAAATATAACCAATTAAGGTATCAATTTGAGCTTTCATTTCGTTCAAGCTAGTAGTTGACTTTTTGTTCATTTAGTTATCTTCGATTTCCAATTGTTATGTATCAGGAGACATCCTCACTGCAGCAATACACTAGTACTACCATTGTTATACAACTACAAGATATGCCAACATGCAGGCAACAAAATGAGTTAcacgaaaaaatgcataaaaatatcgGCATTGTTTGCTTTCATTGTTTTATCCTATGGACGTCAATAAAATGCACAGGTTTGCTACTGACAAACACCATAGCtttcatttattttgttttctgacAGCGGAGGCACACCTGACGCCTCAATAAAGCAAACTCAAAATTACTATAGTATTTGTTAAAGAAACACAACATATTAAAAGCCAAGCAGGGGCTATACCTACAATTAACAGGTTTTTTCAGGTCATCAACATCACATAGAACGCCACCACAAACTACAGAGCAATCAAGCAGCAAAAGAAACAATTGATACAGCATTGCTGAGATTATTAGTTTAACATAAAAGAATGTGCAGGGTATTCCGTGAGCTAATAATTATAAAAAAAAACTGGTTTTGTTATATTCACAGTGTGAAGGCTATATTACCTGCCGTATAGACACTTTCAAATGGATGATAGACACAGAAGCTGTTGGTTTCCGAAATCTTCTTGAACTGCAATGAATCGAGCTGGATCATGAAGACACCAAGAGCCGTCGACAGGAACAGCACATTATTTTCTTCAGCAAATCCTACAATCCCGGACACCTTCTCTCTACGTAGATTCAGGGAAAGGAGCTTGTCCAGTTCAATAGTTCTTCGTAGTAGTTCCCATGACGCAGCGCCATCACAACCGGTCTTCCTCTTCCACAATTGTGCGCTCCAGTCTGACAGAAAGATGAATCCAAGGCCGCCATCGTCTGCCCGCATGAGAGAGCACTGGTAACTTGTCCCGCCATACATATCCACCGGCACCCCTGTCACAGCTAGGCTCTGCTTCCCCAGATCAAACTCAATAATCTGAAAGAAATTCCCAGGAAGCAGCCAGTAGAGGGAATCCCCAACCAGCACACTGGGGATGGCCATGTAAATCATGGCGGGGACTCCTTGCAGCGGCACGGGTGGAAGCGGTATTGAGATGAGATCaccccagccgccgccgccgccggtctcTGACGAGTAAACGCAGGCAAACACTCGGGCAAGTTGAGGCTGAAGGTCGTTCTCCTCCACACCTACCAAGACCACTTGGAAGTGTTGGGCGTCTGCGGCCGCGCGAAGAACCGCCCCATGGATGTGGATCCGGGCCTTCACGGTGTCGAACCCGGGGGGAAAGGCGATGCGGTGCTGGGAGCCGTTGATGGGGTCCAGCACTAGGACCTGGAGCTGGTTTCGGTACAAGATGAGCGCAAGGCCGTGGCGGCATTCGAGGAGGAGGAAGGTGCCGCCGCGCAGGGACTCCAGGGAGAAGCGGTCGCGCGGGACACGGTCGGGGGGATCCATGGTGGGCTCGAAGTATAGGTCGTCGAAGGTTGTGACGAAGCAGCCGAGGAGGGGTGggctgcggcggtggtggaggcggAAGCGGCGGCGGAATCCGCGGTCGGAGAGGAGGCGGCGCCAGCGGCTGCAGACGAGGGAGGCGCGGGGGAGGGAGGACGGCTGCGGGGCGAGGCGGATGAGGATCTCGGAGAGGAGGTCGTCGACGTCCAGCGGCGGCGCCGCCGACGAGCTAGGGCGGCTGCAGGGGCTGGCCGCCATCTCGCCCTACTCCGCGAGATgaaagcccaagatgttattacaGCAATATAGGAAGCCCACTGCACAGTTTCGTGTGTTTAACGTACGTTCGCCAAATTTCCAAAAAAACAAATGTATGCCCACCGAACCTATAAAAGGACAATACTGGTATCTATATTTATTTTTTAGACATATATCCAACTTAATaaaaaaataagaaaagggcAGAAACTAAAAACTAATAAGAAAAAATAAAGGAGTCTGAAATGTGCATAAGCCGTACAATATCATATTCAAAGGTTTTGAAGAGCCACGTGAGAAGCCCATTACCAAAGTGAGAATCTAAATTTGGTTGAACTTGAACATGTTGTGGAAGgggaagaacaaggtgggctccATCAAGGCAGGGGTGCCGGTGGGAAGCGAGTGCTTCAAGTTTGGACGGCATGGATGCTTTCAGTCTGAGTGCACCTTCCAGCCTCTAAGCGTTATCTGCAGCGGAGAGGGACACCCGTCGGCGAGCTACCCATCCAAGGGGATCACTATGCGACTGCAATCGATGGGGCATGCGATCATCGGGGGTGGGTTCTTCAACATTGATGTTGAACCGCTCCGCGGTGGGAGTGTGCCAGGTGAAACCTTTGCGGCGGTGATCCAATTCAAGGCGGCTCCTTTGTCGGAGGAACAGCTATCAGACGAGTTGAAGAACCTGGTTGACGAGATGTGGGACTGGCGGGTTAGGAAGCTCTCGGAGTTGGAGTTTGCGGTGGTCTTCCCCTCGCGAGAGACCCTCCGCATGTCGATGGGAAGTGGGAAGCTCTACCTCCTCATGAGCAAGTCGGACACGCTGATCAGGGAGGCGTTCCTGGCCCCAAAACCGAGCCTGGTCTTGCCGTCCACATGGGTTAGGCTCACGGGAGTGCCGGAGGACCTAATGACCAAGGAATGGCTGAAGGCGGCTTTCACAATGATTGGGAGGCCGATTGATGTGGATGAGTTGTCGATTCAAAAGAGGGACCGTGAGCCGATCCGGATGTGTTTCCACTGTTGTTTCCCACAGAGGATCAAAGGTTCGGTGTAGGTGTTTGTCAATGGAGAAGGCTACACCGTGTGGGTGCAGGCGGAGACGCCACCCCGGGGCGGTGCAGGTGGGTCTGGgggtccaccccccccccccccccacacaccacCGCCTCGTAGAGACCAGGAGGATGACTATGACTCGGACTACCTCTTGTCGGAGGGGGAATGGAACAAGCACGGTAAGAGAAGGAGAGGCAATGACCAGGGCAAAGAGAAAGAGAAGGAGATGGAGATGGCACCACCCTCGGGTGGGAAAGGGAACTCTGCGGCCGGTGCGACAGAGAGGGGATCGCAGAGCGCTCCGCCAACCATGAAAGGACTGGACTTGGGATCGAAGGTGGTGGAGGAGCCCATCTACCAGTACGGGTCAAATCTGGGCCTAGAGGACCAGCAGCTCCCGTCTCGGCTCGTGGGTGGCGAGATGGTGATTGGGGCCGTGGCGGGCGGGAAGGGGTTGATGGCGATTCAAGCTTGGCTGGACGTGGTGGGTCAaccatgtcgatggagatgggctCGCACCTGACATGCCCTTGACTCTTCTGGGGCGGTGGACAGCCCGGTGGCGGAGGGGCCACCTGCCAAGATGGCCAGGTTGGGGCCTACGGAGGAAGAGATGGTGGAGGTTGAGTcggtcgatgatgatgaggaacgGCGGGAGGGGAGGCAGCTCGAGGTAGAGAGGCTGCCGAAGGATCTTCAGGCGGACGTGCTGGCGACGTCCACGCTGGTCCAGGGAAAGCGCACCAAGGTTGTCCCGTACACCAGGAGGGCACCAGCGGCACCAGCGACAATACTGGTATCTATATTTATTTTTTAGAGATATATCCAActtaataaaaaataaaaaataagaaAAGGGCAGAAACTAAAAACTAATAAGAAAAAAAATAAAGGAGTCTGAAATGTGCATAAGCCGTACAATATTCATATTCAAAGGTTCTGAAGAGCCACGTGAGAAGCCCATTACCAAAGTGAGAATCTAAAGGTGTGTTTAGTACGGTTGGTTCTCTTAGGGCATGGCCAACGTGTAGCTCTAACATGCTGCTCCACAGCCCACATAGGATCGGATTGTCAGAGTAGTTGCTCCGCAGCTTGTCAGTGTTTCAGTGTTGCTTCAGTAGGAGGCAGGATCTCTAGGATAAAATGCATGGTAGTGGGAGATAGACAGAGATACAGAGGAGCGACGCCCTCCTTTCTTTTTACTGCAGAACGCCAGAGTTGTAGTTGGAGAAGGAAAACTAATCATGATGCTTCAGACCGCCCTTTTTTATCGGAGGAAGCATGTTTCGTATGCCACCGATGTCCTTAAGATATTCCCACCTCACCTCACTATTTCTTACTCCGTATTTGCTAGGTCAGCCAGGGTGCCTTGAGCTATGTCCACTTCATAGAAAAAAAGCTCTCAGCCATGTTCAGTTgagaagctcaaatcgagcttcacaaCTCAGTCGAGTTGAGTCCATCCGAACATGTTCCCGCATGCGACTTCCGCCCGCTATGGGTCACCGGCCCCAACGCCTCCATCTGTCCATTTCCACGGCAGCCCCATCTTACCATATCTCTTCTTCCCGCCAACTGCGCAACCACCATCCCATTCGACCTTCTCTGAACCACTGATCCGGCAATTGAGAAGGCGGCAGGCCGTGTCGCCTCTCCCGGCCTTGTCCGGCACCAAGCAGCAGCAGGAGCTTGGCCTCGTATGGCACCAAGCAGCAGCAGGAGCTCTCCACCGTGCGCGGATCAGGACAGTTTTAGCTAGTCCAC includes the following:
- the LOC127308717 gene encoding uncharacterized protein produces the protein MAASPCSRPSSSAAPPLDVDDLLSEILIRLAPQPSSLPRASLVCSRWRRLLSDRGFRRRFRLHHRRSPPLLGCFVTTFDDLYFEPTMDPPDRVPRDRFSLESLRGGTFLLLECRHGLALILYRNQLQVLVLDPINGSQHRIAFPPGFDTVKARIHIHGAVLRAAADAQHFQVVLVGVEENDLQPQLARVFACVYSSETGGGGGWGDLISIPLPPVPLQGVPAMIYMAIPSVLVGDSLYWLLPGNFFQIIEFDLGKQSLAVTGVPVDMYGGTSYQCSLMRADDGGLGFIFLSDWSAQLWKRKTGCDGAASWELLRRTIELDKLLSLNLRREKVSGIVGFAEENNVLFLSTALGVFMIQLDSLQFKKISETNSFCVYHPFESVYTADMEIGGDHNGAELLHST